Proteins co-encoded in one Malus sylvestris chromosome 9, drMalSylv7.2, whole genome shotgun sequence genomic window:
- the LOC126582872 gene encoding probable E3 ubiquitin-protein ligase XERICO codes for MGLSSLPAPSEGVLCVLLVNTALSVSIIKGIIRSVLQLVGIRLPSSSPPLADSSENLSESFEFHVSPSASYIEEIRSSIPAIQFESVCSFKQREHECSVCLTEFEPESKINHLSCGHIFHQNCLEKWLNYWNITCPLCRTPFMPEEDAPCFW; via the coding sequence ATGGGTCTCTCTAGTCTACCAGCTCCATCAGAAGGTGTTCTATGTGTGCTTTTAGTAAACACTGCCTTATCAGTCTCCATCATCAAGGGGATAATCCGATCAGTCCTGCAATTAGTTGGTATCCGTCTCCCATCATCTTCCCCGCCTTTAGCAGACTCCTCTGAAAACCTCTCAGAATCATTTGAGTTTCATGTCAGTCCCTCGGCTAGTTACATTGAGGAGATCAGGAGCAGTATCCCAGCAATTCAGTTCGAATCTGTGTGTAGCTTCAAGCAGCGGGAACACGAATGCTCAGTCTGCCTAACCGAGTTTGAACCTGAATCGAAGATCAACCACTTGTCCTGCGGCCATATTTTCCATCAAAATTGCTTAGAGAAGTGGTTGAATTACTGGAACATTACATGCCCTCTTTGTAGGACTCCTTTCATGCCCGAGGAGGACGCACCCTGCTTCTGGTGA
- the LOC126582443 gene encoding uncharacterized protein LOC126582443: protein MAEENHLPEAAAEPRKRKIGKKKGSRAKKRAKMLHSSEEIRAMKPKKINKKMKKLFLKRAREYDSEDEEESKQEHVKLKPKPQPLGNNEEEPSGSGGSSSGEEAEEGGGGHTRDDGFSDDEEHGEFLPGIMKFSEGCKAFRLAFKSIIKKSVSQDAVGPVMSAHKKLVAEKLAEEQTERKAKGEAKKEKHTVIEKGHVMPANYLDTHERFLIGVATKGVVKLFNAVNKAQNAQKGLNPSKFKDAKVIKKRRKEAFFSELGKTSLKAHTSKGAVDGEGPAWAPLRDNYMLTNPKLKDWDKMPDTVAEDDIGRVAGDSSDDD from the exons ATGGCCGAAGAAAACCATCTTCCAGAAGCAGCAGCAGAGCCGAGGAAGCGGAAAATAGGGAAGAAGAAGGGCTCCAGGGCAAAGAAGAGGGCGAAGATGTTACATTCGTCGGAGGAAATCAGAGCCATGAAGCCGAAGAAGATtaacaagaaaatgaagaaactgTTTCTGAAACGAGCCCGGGAGTACGATTCGGAGGACGAGGAGGAGTCCAAACAGGAACATGTGAAACTGAAACCGAAACCGCAACCGTTGGGAAACAATGAGGAGGAGCCGAGTGGCAGTGGCGGGTCGTCTTCAGGGGAAGAGGCGGAGGAAGGTGGTGGTGGTCACACTAGGGATGATGGTTTTTCGGATGACGAGGAGCACGGCGAGTTTCTGCCCGGAATCATGAAGTTTTCGGAGGGTTGCAAGGCGTTTAGGTTGGCATTCAAGAGTATAATCAAGAAGTCTGTTTCTCAGGATGCAGTG GGACCCGTGATGTCGGCGCACAAGAAGCTTGTTGCAGAAAAGCTTGCCGAGGAGCAGACCGAGCGCAAGGCTAAGGGCGAGGCTAAGAAGGAAAAGCACACG GTGATAGAAAAGGGGCATGTGATGCCGGCCAACTATTTAGACACACACGAAAGGTTTCTAATCGGTGTTGCTACTAAAGGAG TGGTGAAGTTGTTCAATGCT GTCAACAAGGCACAAAATGCTCAGAAAGGACTGAATCCTTCTAAGTTTAAAGATGCCAAAG TGATAAAAAAGCGGAGGAAAGAAGCATTCTTTTCCGAGTTGGGCAAAACATCTTTGAAG GCTCATACGTCTAAGGGCGCAGTGGATGGTGAAGGGCCTGCCTGGGCACCATTAAGAGATAATTACATGCTCACAAATCCCAAATTGAAAGACTGGGATAAGATGCCG GATACCGTTGCGGAAGATGACATTGGAAGGGTGGCTGGAGATAGTTCCGATGATGATTGA
- the LOC126582442 gene encoding zinc finger protein CONSTANS-LIKE 9-like isoform X2: MGYMCDFCGNQRSMVYCRSDDACLCLSCDRNVHSANALSRRHSRALICDRCNSQPALVRCTEERMSLCQNCDWMGHEASTSASMHKRQTLNCYTGCPSSAELSSIWSFVSELPSNGESACEQEMGLMSIADNSTATDWNQSESNTRQNASGADEVNAAHSMHKSGVLVGSPSLPERNHACHVVGQLSGSVNASLPKLYSHGPKGSGLPEDDDLYDGFDMDEMDLNLENYDELFGVSLNHSEELFKNGGIDSLFGARNMCRNYQDAVAAEGSSVGLGNTPQPACSNAASADSVMSRKTDPIICFPAKQAHSNLSFSGVTGESSAGDCQDCGASSMLLMGEPPWCPPCPESSMQSANRSNAVMRYKEKKKARKFEKRVRYASRKARADVRKRVKGRFIKAGEAYDYDPLNQ, encoded by the exons atGGGTTACATGTGTGATTTCTGCGGGAATCAAAGGTCCATGGTGTACTGCCGGTCTGATGATGCATGCTTGTGTTTATCGTGTGATAGAAATGTCCACTCTGCAAATGCCCTCTCTAGGCGTCACTCGAGAGCACTTATTTGCGATAGATGCAATTCGCAACCCGCATTAGTAAGATGCACGGAAGAGAGAATGTCTCTTTGTCAGAATTGTGATTGGATGGGTCACGAAGCATCCACCTCAGCTTCCATGCATAAGAGGCAGACACTTAATTGTTACACTGGCTGCCCATCGTCTGCCGAACTGTCGTCTATCTGGTCATTCGTATCGGAATTACCTTCTAACGGAGAATCTGCCTGCGAGCAGGAAATGGGATTGATGAGCATCGCTGACAACAGCACCGCAACTGATTGGAACCAAAGTGAAAGTAACACCAGGCAAAATGCATCCGGTGCAGATGAAGTGAATGCTGCGCATTCCATGCATAAGTCTGGTGTTCTGGTTGGTTCCCCTTCGTTGCCTGAACGTAATCATGCTTGTCATGTTGTTGGCCAGCTGTCTGGATCTGTGAATGCTTCATTGCCCAAg CTCTACTCTCATGGGCCCAAAGGTTCTGGACTCCCTGAAGATGATGACCTTTATGATGGTTTCGATATGGATGAAATGGATTTGAATCTTGAAAATTATGACGAACTGTTTGGTGTATCTCTCAATCACTCTGAAGAGCTTTTCAAGAATGGTGGGATTGATAGCTTGTTTGGGGCAAGGAACATGTGCAGGAATTATCAAGATGCGGTTGCTGCTGAG GGGTCTTCAGTTGGACTGGGAAATACACCGCAGCCAGCGTGCAGTAATGCGGCATCTGCTGATTCTGTAATGAGTAGGAAAACTGACCCAATTATTTGCTTTCCGGCAAAACAAGCACATTCAAACCTTTCATTTTCGGGCGTTACTGGAGAGAGTAGTGCTGGTGATTGTCAAGATTGTGGGGCTTCCTCAATGCTTCTCATGGGAGAGCCGCCATGGTGTCCTCCTTGCCCTGAGAGTTCCATGCAATCGGCTAACCGTAGTAATGCTGTTATGCGttacaaggaaaagaagaaggcACGCAA GTTTGAGAAAAGGGTGAGGTATGCTTCTCGCAAAGCAAGGGCTGATGTAAGAAAGCGTGTGAAGGGCCGCTTCATTAAAGCTGGTGAAGCTTATGATTACGACCCCTTGAACCAG TGA
- the LOC126582442 gene encoding zinc finger protein CONSTANS-LIKE 9-like isoform X1, producing MGYMCDFCGNQRSMVYCRSDDACLCLSCDRNVHSANALSRRHSRALICDRCNSQPALVRCTEERMSLCQNCDWMGHEASTSASMHKRQTLNCYTGCPSSAELSSIWSFVSELPSNGESACEQEMGLMSIADNSTATDWNQSESNTRQNASGADEVNAAHSMHKSGVLVGSPSLPERNHACHVVGQLSGSVNASLPKLYSHGPKGSGLPEDDDLYDGFDMDEMDLNLENYDELFGVSLNHSEELFKNGGIDSLFGARNMCRNYQDAVAAEGSSVGLGNTPQPACSNAASADSVMSRKTDPIICFPAKQAHSNLSFSGVTGESSAGDCQDCGASSMLLMGEPPWCPPCPESSMQSANRSNAVMRYKEKKKARKFEKRVRYASRKARADVRKRVKGRFIKAGEAYDYDPLNQARTRSY from the exons atGGGTTACATGTGTGATTTCTGCGGGAATCAAAGGTCCATGGTGTACTGCCGGTCTGATGATGCATGCTTGTGTTTATCGTGTGATAGAAATGTCCACTCTGCAAATGCCCTCTCTAGGCGTCACTCGAGAGCACTTATTTGCGATAGATGCAATTCGCAACCCGCATTAGTAAGATGCACGGAAGAGAGAATGTCTCTTTGTCAGAATTGTGATTGGATGGGTCACGAAGCATCCACCTCAGCTTCCATGCATAAGAGGCAGACACTTAATTGTTACACTGGCTGCCCATCGTCTGCCGAACTGTCGTCTATCTGGTCATTCGTATCGGAATTACCTTCTAACGGAGAATCTGCCTGCGAGCAGGAAATGGGATTGATGAGCATCGCTGACAACAGCACCGCAACTGATTGGAACCAAAGTGAAAGTAACACCAGGCAAAATGCATCCGGTGCAGATGAAGTGAATGCTGCGCATTCCATGCATAAGTCTGGTGTTCTGGTTGGTTCCCCTTCGTTGCCTGAACGTAATCATGCTTGTCATGTTGTTGGCCAGCTGTCTGGATCTGTGAATGCTTCATTGCCCAAg CTCTACTCTCATGGGCCCAAAGGTTCTGGACTCCCTGAAGATGATGACCTTTATGATGGTTTCGATATGGATGAAATGGATTTGAATCTTGAAAATTATGACGAACTGTTTGGTGTATCTCTCAATCACTCTGAAGAGCTTTTCAAGAATGGTGGGATTGATAGCTTGTTTGGGGCAAGGAACATGTGCAGGAATTATCAAGATGCGGTTGCTGCTGAG GGGTCTTCAGTTGGACTGGGAAATACACCGCAGCCAGCGTGCAGTAATGCGGCATCTGCTGATTCTGTAATGAGTAGGAAAACTGACCCAATTATTTGCTTTCCGGCAAAACAAGCACATTCAAACCTTTCATTTTCGGGCGTTACTGGAGAGAGTAGTGCTGGTGATTGTCAAGATTGTGGGGCTTCCTCAATGCTTCTCATGGGAGAGCCGCCATGGTGTCCTCCTTGCCCTGAGAGTTCCATGCAATCGGCTAACCGTAGTAATGCTGTTATGCGttacaaggaaaagaagaaggcACGCAA GTTTGAGAAAAGGGTGAGGTATGCTTCTCGCAAAGCAAGGGCTGATGTAAGAAAGCGTGTGAAGGGCCGCTTCATTAAAGCTGGTGAAGCTTATGATTACGACCCCTTGAACCAGGCCAGAACCAGAAGCTATTGA